A region of the Acinetobacter defluvii genome:
TAAACTCAATACCGAAGTGACCGAAGCCATTTGGGATGAAAGCCAAAAAGTCTGGAATATTCAAACACGTGATGGTCAACAGTATGTCGCTAAGTTTTTTGTGCCTGCGACAGGTTTTATTGGCGAAGCGAAAATGCCAAGCTTTCCCGGTCAGGAAAAATTTAAAGGCATCATGTTTCATTCAGGAAAATGGAATCATGCACATGATTTAACAGGAGAAAAAGTCGCTGTCATCGGTAGTGGTGCGTCCGCCATTCAATTTCTACCTGCGATTCAACCCAAAGCAGGACATATTTACAGTTTTCAACGGACACCTTCATGGGTGTTGCCAAAGCCTGATTTTGCTGTACCGCAAGCGGTCAAAATTCTCTTTAAAAAATTACCGTTGCTAGAAAAAACAGTACGTCAGTCGGCATTATGGAGTTTGGAACCGTCGTTGCCTGTGTTTATGAATGAAAAATTGATGCAAAAATTGCAAGCTTTGGGCAAATTAAACATCAATATGAGCATTAAAGATGCTGATCTGCGTCAAAAACTGACACCTGATCATACACTGGGGTGTAAACGTCCAATGTTTTCCAACAATTGGTACAGTGCTTTGGCAAAATCCAATGTCAGCGTGTTATTTCAGGGTTTATCGCACATTACTGAACACGGTGTGGTCGGTGAAGATGGTCAGGAAATTGCAGTGGATACCATTATTTTTGGTACAGGTTATGCGGTCGCTGAACCTGCGATTTATCAAATTATTCAAGGTAAAAATCAGAAGACGCTTAGCGAAATCTGGCAACGTCAACCACGGGCTTATATGGGCATGACGATTCATGGTTTCCCCAATATGTTTATGATGCTGGGGCCAAACTCGCAGAATACAGTCGGTTCGGTGATGTGGACGTCGGAACAACAGTCGATTTATATTTCTAAAACGATTCAAAAATTGATGGATCAAGGATTGCAACGCATTGAAGTGAAGCAATCTGTACAGGATCAATTTAACCGCAAAATTGATCAACGCTTAGTGAAAATGCCTGTGCGTCCTGATGTGTGTAAAAGTTATTATCTGGATGATGCAGGACGAAATCACATTATTTGGCCTGAGTTTGGATTTATCATTAAGCGTAAATTAAATCAGGTCAATTTAAAAGAATATAATACATCTCACTAAATAAGTCTTAAAGCTCACTTTAACAAGTAAGCTTTAATTGTGAATGACCTGTTTAAATTGATTGTTTACTTTCTAACGTGAATTCGGGATAAGAAACTTGATAAAGAATAGGCATTTGAGTCACAATTTAATCACGACAAAAACTGAATAACCTCAAATGCCTATCGATACACAGCTTACAACACTTTTTTGTTTAATTGATGATTTTTGTGCTGATATTACCAATAATGTTGAACAATATAGGCTTACTTCAGGACAAGCTAAGCGATTGCGTCAAAGTAAAATCAGTGCCTCTGAAGTCCTCACTTTGTTATTGTGGTTTCATTTAACAGGGAGTCGTAATTTCAAAATTTTCAGCTTTAACTTTATATGCGTTGGTACTTGTGAATGGATATAATTCAGGAATTCAGCAGATTTTAAGACCTATTGAATTAAAATCTGCTTAAGCCAATTCACGTTTTCTACATATTTTTAAGATGATCTACCAAATAATATAAATAAAATCAACTATCTACCTAAAAACTATTAGTAATTAAATTTAAAAATCGAATATTTATAAAATAATCCTGTATATCTAAATTATTTTATCTGCTCCCTATTCTTTTATCCCCATAAAAAAACACCCTCTGTCTTCTGACAGAGGGTGTTTGAATTTAAAAGCTGGCGATGACTTACTCTCACATGGGTAACCCCACACTACCATCAGCGCAAAGAGGTTTCACTTCTGAGTTCGGGAAGGGATCAGGTGGTTCACTCTTGCTATTGTCGCCAGCAAACTGTTTATGATTAATCACTTGGTCTTAATTACGATGCTTTGTGCTTCGATGTGCCTAGCTTTGGTCAAATGAGTTATTAACAGAAATTTATTTGAGTTGGATATTTTAACTAGCTTTTTCACTAAATCAAGTATTTTGCATTGAATTTATCGAAACATACAACTGTTTGGGTGTTGTATAGTCAAGCCTCACGAGCAATTAGTATTGGTCAGCTTCATACGTCGCCGTACTTCCACATCCAACCTATCAACGTCCTAGTCTTGAACGGCTCTTTAGGAGGCATAAAGCCTCGGGGAAATCTTATCTTGAGGTAGGCTTCCCGCTTAGATGCTTTCAGCGGTTATCCCTTCCGAACATAGCTACCCGGCGATGCGACTGGCGTCACAACCGGTACACCAGAGGTTCGTCCACTCTGGTCCTCTCGTACTAGGAGCAGATCCTCTCAAATTTCCAGCGCCCACGGTAGATAGGGACCGAACTGTCTCACGACGTTCTAAACCCAGCTCGCGTACCTCTTTAAATGGCGAACAGCCATACCCTTGGGACCTGCTTCAGCCCCAGGATGAGATGAGCCGACATCGAGGTGCCAAACACCGCCGTCGATATGAACTCTTGGGCGGTATCAGCCTGTTATCCCCAGAGTACCTTTTATCCGTTGAGCGATGGCCCTTCCATACAGAACCACCGGATCACTAAGACCTACTTTCGTACCTGCTCGACTTGTGGGTCTCGCAGTTAAGCGCGCTTTTGCCTTTATACTCTACGCGTGATTTCCGACCACGCTGAGCGCACCTTCGTACTCCTCCGTTACTCTTTAGGAGGAGACCGCCCCAGTCAAACTACCCACCAG
Encoded here:
- a CDS encoding flavin-containing monooxygenase — its product is MNTAKQNKIYVDVLIIGAGPSGLSTCIKLNEQGIRNSIILDMASRIGGTWALNDYPGLFCDVPSEMYSLGYAPNPNWSRTYAPQAEIRDYLEGVATKFKILDQIKLNTEVTEAIWDESQKVWNIQTRDGQQYVAKFFVPATGFIGEAKMPSFPGQEKFKGIMFHSGKWNHAHDLTGEKVAVIGSGASAIQFLPAIQPKAGHIYSFQRTPSWVLPKPDFAVPQAVKILFKKLPLLEKTVRQSALWSLEPSLPVFMNEKLMQKLQALGKLNINMSIKDADLRQKLTPDHTLGCKRPMFSNNWYSALAKSNVSVLFQGLSHITEHGVVGEDGQEIAVDTIIFGTGYAVAEPAIYQIIQGKNQKTLSEIWQRQPRAYMGMTIHGFPNMFMMLGPNSQNTVGSVMWTSEQQSIYISKTIQKLMDQGLQRIEVKQSVQDQFNRKIDQRLVKMPVRPDVCKSYYLDDAGRNHIIWPEFGFIIKRKLNQVNLKEYNTSH